The genomic DNA ATTAACATGAAAATCAATCCCCCCTttataaactttgaaattgaaattttgattgacATACACACCaagaaaattcaaagtttcaTGTAGATAATTAAAAATGGTTGTAGGACCGAGTGAAGTCCAATTCGGTGTGTAGTCAAAAGAGTGATTGCCAATCACTCATAACATAACTGACAGAATAGGACGACACAAAGTTCTGTTGCCAATTAattataaccattacaatttaggggaaaaaatgaaccaaaaaaacATAACTATTCAAAACGTGATCGTTAAAATCTTCGACAAAAGCGAAATGCAACGTTTAAAATCggcttttaaaacaaagatgaaaaaataaaaattaaaaaaataataataataaagactAAAACCACTCAAGCAAAACGATTACTTAGCAACAACCAATCATTACACCGTTCAAGTCTCAATCAATTAAATAATCAACCAAGCGTTACAGCCAAGGAATGAAAAATACACACAATTTGAAACTCGCGCCGTAGTTAGTTTCGAAAATACAATCGGCATACATCAACTGTAGCTATCtcaagaaacaaaagaaagccTTACAACTTTTTTTACGGATTAGCTGGGATGTTTTCCTTCATATTTATATCTTCTGGGCCTGGACAAGAGGAAGAAATAATTGCCGGCGATCGACCTTTATACTATCACTGATAAAGTCAATGTTGCGACATACCCACTTGCTATACGAGACAATTACCTTCGTTCGCTCTCCGTTGTTTGGTCCTAATCATCCAGCGAGGACTCTCTGGCATGTCCAGTAACTTGGATAATTTTATGAAGTGGTTGGCCcgcttcttttaattttgcaacGGCCGTTTTTCTTGTGAAAtggtttgttattttcttggcACGCTCCTATTGTAAACAACTTGCAACTGACTTCATTATTTGGCCAATTCAATGCTCACCCATTCGAGATTTGGCCAACTAACACTTGTGGAGGGGCTAGAAATAATTTCAAGGTACAAAGGGCCGGAATTTCTAATTGGTCGGGGTCGACGTGCAAGCCACTCTTCGCAAAGCCGCACGAGATCCTATTCACCACCGTCGGTAGACCACATTTGCTGAGGAGAACTTCGggtgttttttctcaatccGCCTTGCCTGGTTTTGGTTGGATTTTCCTCAAACTGAACAACTTTGCTACCAGCTGCCATTTGCAAAGTGGAAAAATCTTCAACTTAAGCGTTTTAATAGTCCTAGCGGCCTCTGAAACCCAAATGCTCTGCCAGATTCTTAAAGTAACGTTTGTAAAGGCAACACCATTGtgactttcaaattttccttcactCCAAAATAATTCTTCGTCTACTCGAGTGTACGGCTGAGCTCTGTTGGGCAATTTTCCTTTGCCTTGGCATCTCTGACATTTTGCCTTGGAATTTAGAGTCTCTTTAGACTTCTTGAACTCTCGCTCGCTGATGATGGATGCCGAATAATTTTTTCTGCGGAGATTAACCTGTCGAGGGATGCCTGCACACTGCGAAGCGAGTAGGCTTCGTATTCTGTTCCATTTTTTCCCGGACTTCAGCATAGAATTTTGTCAGAATCTTATCCAAAATTCGTGGGGTGAAGCGTTACTAACAAACTATTGTCAAATTCGAAGGAACCTAGAATGCTTCAAGCCATAATCATTCTTTTCCAGGTGCAGAtcgaaattttctttttcttctgaatttcgACATTATTTCTCGTAAATGTAGTGCTGTCATTATGGGCATACAATGTACCTTCTTCCTTACGAATGATGCACTAACTTGGAAAGATCGTTTACATATAACAAGCAGGAAAAAAGGCCTTTCGCTTATCAAATTTTTGAGAGTTGAACAAATAATTCTCTTGATAGTGATTGTTTGTAATAGTTCAAGAATAAGTTGATCGTATTTCTCCCTTTTTGTATTAAAAAGGTGTTTGGGGAACGGTGTCAACATTTGCTCATCAATGTATGCAACTTTAACGTGTTAATTGCTTTATCTTTTATCTCTTTATCCATCTGTTCATCTTTTCATTTGAAATCcttcattattttttgtttacattttctatGCTTTTCTTATTGTTTCCCCTTTTCTAGAAACGTCAGAACTTCAAAAAAATGTGCAAGAGTTGAAAAGGAACCTCTCTGCTTTAAGAGACTGCTCGGTAGGAGTAATTCTTAATCATTAGCAGTGATTTGTTAACAAAAGTGCACTAACGTGAAATACATGATTACTTGTATGTACACAAGACTGAGGGCCTCAATAGGACTTTCAACTTGCTGATTATTAGTACATATGGTATAGAAATATAGATTTTAAACAGAGCTGGTAATACTTCCCAGGAGTGCAGGCTAGAGGCATCATTTTTGTATTAACAACAGTACACTTCTTCTGCTTTAACTTTTTCAACAGGGTGATGTAAATGTTATGTGCCTGGGGGAGCCTGATAAACATTACTATAGCTCTTGGGTGTCTTGGGTGTCTCCTCTTGGGTGTCTTTGTTCTAGTGTTCTCCTAATTTTTTGAACCAACTTTGGAAGCATAGTAGGTATGAACCTTATCATGCAAATTGCACATCTCTAtagccatcatcatcattagaTCATCATGAATAAGAAATCGCAAGAAAGCATTATTGTACAAAGAAACTCAATCAGGAATattgattgacatttttttattgttataggTTTCAGGGGATGTAaaagaactgaagaaaaacgTAAGTTTGCCATTCATTCACCTCTAATAATCATAATGATCAtcttaataataacaataatgataatgattgtAAGTCATCACTAAGAATAAACCATTCATTAGAAAAATGATATGATGTTAagcagtttcttttcttttcatccttgcGTTAGGTCTCAGCAGAGTTGGAGGAGCTAGCAATAAGGGCaagtttaaattcatccatttccAGTTCTATctaaattaggaaaaaatttctATTAGTCCACTGAGTTTAACACAAGTTCTTGCTTTATGACAGATGAAAAAAGacatggaaaaaatgaaaaatgaggTAAGTTACCAACATTAAGAATGTATCGTTATCTGAATCTCTCACTGTTACAGTTCCTATCATCCTTTTTTCAGAAGCAAAATGTGGACTGCTCTACTTATTTTACCAACTTTGGTAGGTCCACTAATTCTCTAACGCAATAATTTTGTCTGTTTATTTTTTAGGGCAAAAATACAGAGCTAGAGGATATCTGTCTCACAGTACAGGATGTTGCCCAAGTTTTGATTGGTCTAAATACAAGTGTAAATGAGAGGTTTCTTCATTTTGCACAAAGCATCATGCAACTGGATCAAAAGGTACTTATACCTGCATGTATTTTTGTGTGTCATTTCATACCAAATTtcaaatcaaccaatcagagacCTGATCTGAGATATCTTGCAATGCCAAGTCACTGCCCTAAGCTGCACAATATCATGGTCTCTTTCACTTCAAGTTAAGCTACTTAATGGTCATCACAAAGTGTGTGGTACACATATACCTCTAAGCCTAATGCAAAAACATAGACTGTTTTCCATCATGAGTTAAAGAGGATTTTCGAAGATTATAAAACATATAGCCCATCACCGTTTGCAAGAGTTGGTGTTGAACATTCAAATTCAAGCAAGACTACTCcagcaaattttaaatttgttttcaaaatgaccCGTTTACATTTATTCAATGCTTGTGGAATGGCAGGGGATACTTTTTTGTATCTAATTTCAAGCTTTTAACATACTACTTAGCTTATTGTTCAAAAAGTTCTTCAAATCAACCGTATGTACTGGCTTAAAGAGCCTGTTTGAGGGGCCGAAGAGCACAAAAACATATGATTGAGTCAAAAATAAGAACAATCAAGTGTGATTAACTtctaaaagttttaaaaatatcttgacTATTGACTTAAGGTATAGATATATCAGTGATAAGGGGTGGTGTGGTGTAAGCCTATAGACAGATTGATTGATCTGTGGTGACCATTCCACCATCAGTCCAAACTATAAAGAGATAAAACTCCATAGTTTGCAAATCCAACACTGAGCAAATAAGCATGGTAAAGGCCTtcaatgtaaattaaaaaaaaacaaaaacaaactgagCATTTCTCACAACCAACTTGAGTCGatgttgttttccttctttacgACTTTTCATATAAGAGCCTCCCACTTTGGCAGGGCCGCTGTCACTGCCACTGTcactgccactgccactgccactgcCACTGTCACTGCCACTGCCACTGTCACTGCCACTGTTACTCTCATGGCCAttgtcactgtcactgttaTTGTCACTATCACTGTCATTTTCACTATCACTGTCCttatcacttttaattttattgtcatTTACACTGTCACTGCCACTGTCAATTTCACTGTCACtgttactttcactttcactgtTAATGCCACTGCCACCTTCACTGCTACTGTCATTGTCACtatcactgtcactgtcacatTAACTGTCAGTGCAACTATCACTGCCACTGTCACTGTTACTATCACTATCACCGTCAATGTTACTGTCATTGCCACTGTCAATTTCACTGTCACTGTTACTGCCACTGCCTCTTTCACTGCTACTGTCattgtcactgtcactgtcactgtcacatTAACTGTCAGTGCCACTATCACTGCCACTGTCACTGTTACTATCACTGTCAATGTTACTGTTACTGCCACTATCACtgtcactttcactttcactgtcACAGTAACTgccactgtcactgtcactttccCTTTCACTTTTATTGTATTGCCAGTCACGCACTGTCATCGTCATTATCACTATCACTGTCGTTATCACTGTCTCTTTCCCTTTCACTTTTACCGTCACTGTCACTCACTTTCATTGTCACAGTCAATGTCACTGTCACTTTGTCACTTTCCCTGTCACTGTCATTCTCACTGTAACTGTGCTAATTGTCATTATCACTACAATTgtaatcattttcattattatcgTCATTGCAGTGGTTACTGTGAatatcattgttgttgttgttgtttttttttttaattgcatagGTGAAAAATACTACTGGCAGCACGAGCATCAGAGGACCTTTTGGAGTCAATGGTACTAATGGTGACACTGGACCTGCCGGACCTCCAGGATATAATGGTACAAAGGGTGACATTGGACTTGCCGGACCTGCTGGACCTCCCGGACCTCCAGGATTTAATGGCACTCAGGGCCCTGCAGGACGATCTGGACTACCTGGTGTTCAGGGTCTTCGTGGACCATCTGGGTTCAATGGTACCCAGGGTCCACCCGGACCTGGGACCAGTTCCTGTGTTTTTAAGACTTTATCCAGCACTGGTATGGCAGCAAATTCGATCGCCCAACAAGAAATTGTAGCGACGGAACAAAATGTAAGTTGAGTTGAAGATTGTGAAAGTTTTTTGATTCTGACGGAAAAAAAACTtctattgaaaattactttacGACATATTAAgggcccatttccaaccttgatgcaacgcggtcgcttttgtttaaatagcacctctgattggtcagttatttttaccttgaCACGTCTCAAAATACCTTCCGcgttttctccgatgaatttgaagagcttATCAAAAAAATTCCCTTACCAGAAAGttaccagaaatttttttttgaggtttaatttttttacgaataaaggttaaaatttgacGATTTGTACGCTTAACGGTTAGATTTTTTTGTGGCCGTTTCATGGTtatcggttaaccccattgaaacCCTCTTGAAGTATATGACGTCTTAGATCAGTGGTAAGTAACTGACAATAAAAAGGTTCCTACCGTAATTTTTTGCAATCGTATGCAGCTGACACTATAGATATTTCACAagttattttctatttattagAATCTGAGGCGTTgggaacatttttcaaatgggaggggtggggggtttTTGGTggtgtcaaatttgaatttaagggCATACTGGCCAGAATGTTTTACTATCGTGAATTGTGGGATAGGGGGCAAAATCTCCCGATGAACCCCTTGCATGCCCCCTCTAAGTATCAAGAGGGTCGTAAAAGAGTGTTGgcatggcttttacggctaacggttaatatctttccattgttgcCATTAGAAATGTTTTTTACCGTTAACTCTTTTACGAGctaaggttaaaatttgtcaagttttacGCCTAAAGGCTCACAAAAATCTTATTAAGACCCTCTATCAAACACTGTTGCTGCCAATTTGtgattaggaaaaatgaaaactgtgatcAAAAGTATTTAACGAAGTCACTGAGAATAGGAACTGATCAATTATCAAATACGATCAAGTAAAGGATCaaaatggtatgtttttttccctaaagCGATTAACTATGTACGAGACGTGAACTAATGATTCTCATTTCACAAGATGTTAATACCAATAAGAAATATATCTCCAATCTTGCAGAAGATCATGTAGTGAGAGTTAAACTGCCCAGTTTTCATGCGACTTTCGAAAATTCAAAACGGAAATCGAATACTAAGCTAGGGAGAATTAATGAGAGGGAGATATGGAGAGCGAGTTAGCATTTGCTTAGAGGATTTGAGCGATCCAACTCAAGTGAATGAATTccggttttgtacgtcacactttaATGACCAATGATGgaattgaacatgtaaaaataacatatttcattcctttttaacAGGAAACGTCAAGCTTCTGTGTCCATCCGTTTCGAAAATTagaatttcattacaagatccCTACCAGTAAAACTtaagcttctttctttaaacggtaagctatctgtgcgcgataatcaacttttcatgaactgatttGGAAAACCGATCAgcagtttactccgcagtgaatctaATTCGGTattgcacgtcacacttttatagcTTCGAATCGACCATATGTGGTTCACCACACCACACCTTTTAACGTGTAcaactctcgtaacttaacaccgagtcacacaacgcgtgacgctttcatgaacgtATCGTTTGCCTAATCTAtgtatactatactatgtatgcaataacattgaatttaagagaGTTTAAGTTCCTCTGAGAAAactaaaacatctctcttcgtggGCGCGCAGCGTCATGAATCTTCTCATGCGATACTCTGGCgcttaaacagacaaaaaaaagatttgtgcttgtatgcccgtctatcgcgtcctagTTGGGTCGAGATTTTTAAGAGTTAGTGTTCATATGATAAACTGCTTATTAACTGAGTTTGGTTGGGTcggatgggaaaatatttggcacTCTTTTGTcactcatgatgtaattgaacatgaaaaatgaaaagtgttattctatttttaatgGAGAACGTCAAGCTTATAAGTGTTGactctttgaaaattttgatttacatAACAAGATTGATCACAGTAAAACCttggtttctttctttaaacggtaactTATCTTTGCGTGACAATCGACTCATTGTCGTCGTGAACaattcattttctagcgggtgtgatttgtaTTGACTGTATTTCGATTTAGCACGTCACTCTTTTCTGACTAGTGATGGATTTTAGCGTCCAAAAATGATacatcttactctgtttaaccGGAAAGTCAGGCTTCAGtgttcctccattttggaaagaTTGGATTTCCTTGACGAGATCGATGAGATCGAGagtacaactaaagcttctgtctttaaacagtaagctatctgtgcgtgaAAATTGACTCATTGTactcgtgaacttttcattttcttgcggtTGCgattcatgaattaatcgtttctttttcttgagatgtgagcttgggccacctctgttgacatcagtaaaggacattctgcattatgAATATGTTTTAatataggattgattttagtttttgagcaCATAATTGTGGacaccatcagtttctcaaattaaacaatcttgctaatgattttgaaatatattgtagGAAACCAttacggtttgaagaaagcaattttacggtgaagatatgaagcatccgttcaacgcaAAAGTAGGCTCATACTATgtatgcaataacagtgaatttaagaacgtttcagtttctctaagaaaatcaaaacatctctcttcgtggGCGCGCAGCGTCATAACTTATCTTCTTATGGGAGACATTAGCgcttaaacagacaaaaaaaacgAATTACGGCGTTAAGAACTGAAATATGTACCGTAGAACCCACCTTTAGTATCTAAAAATTTAAGTGAAtgttgttgaagtcctaaatgtaataactttcctaaatgtaataaagtcctaaatgtaattaagtcctaaatgtaataacatttagtcctaaatgtaataagcctccaatgcaatcgtttaactccttcagtgcattgttgttatggccgACATCCACAATGAGATGtaaaagtgacagctgttgcaccaaaaaaccgctgaccagtatacatgtcacattacgggctcgctgatataAATCAGCGTCTTTctacttgctagacataagaaatatcagcagtcgaagtatggtccttaaaGTGGTCTATTGATCGAgttaaagaaaatcatttccagcccaaagtgggctagtgcttggctggaagctcaataagatggaatcgattggtacgtaatcattaagactttttttgacaagaaattgactacaattgatgatgaactagcatgctattgttgatgttatcgttcgtgttaaagtctttagtagtgatgcaacattttagagcagtttgaatgatttcgctgtgtcacatgttaatccaaaagaaaattattattatcagttgtgttactgaaattttgcacatcaatgttatttagtgtcaattgattttaatgaagcatttgggttcatttttaagactgactatcctgatttattcaattttgaacctgggaTATTACATTTCTAGAtaggatagatagatagatagatagatagactgTTTATTCACAAATACATCGCAGTCATTAGACTGAATTGCGTATTTCACAGAGAAATATATAAATAGGCAAATGTTAAAACTAATCACAAACATATGTacatgatataaaaatataagtaTCTAATGGGATTAAAATATGTATAGTCACTAGCTAAGTACTACGCGTTGTTTGTTGCTAGGCATCTTTGGACATTGCATACACAAAGGACTGTCTAAAGCGGTCTGTGCGCGAGCGTGGTAGATTATATGTTCTCTGTTGTCGCAGGCAGTAGCTTTGTTCATTTCTTGGAGGCAGGAAGTTGTGTAGTTTATGCCCCGTGTTGTTGGCGATTGAATCAAAGAGTCGTTTGCATAGATCATGGCGTCTCTCTTTTAGCGTTGGCAGGCCTAGTCTGTCCAAGCAGTCCTGATATGACATATCTGGGAGAATTATGGAAAGAACTCTTTTCTGTATTCTCTCTATATCCTCACTGAGGTAAGCGGGAAGCGCGTGATGGAAGAGGGGAGCGCAATATTCTAGAACAAATCTGATTGTTGTACAGTAGAAATCAACAATGTCATTACAAGGTACACGAGCCCTTTTCAGgagaacaatgaaatatatcCGCTTGTTTGCCTTCTTAATGCAATCTACGACGTGATTGTTCCATTTGAGATCACTAGATATAGTAACACCTAGGATTTTGGCGCAATCGATGACGGGAAGGGCTTCGCTATCTACTACA from Pocillopora verrucosa isolate sample1 chromosome 2, ASM3666991v2, whole genome shotgun sequence includes the following:
- the LOC131778279 gene encoding uncharacterized protein; protein product: MMDTKIEVGQENIYFEMESKQKANTETYDDVVSRKDTSEAKPNMETQPYKDSDTVKHNPLFFIVSAIAVASLLTALATLVLAVAIITARSEVSTETSELQKNVQELKRNLSALRDCSVSGDVKELKKNVSAELEELAIRMKKDMEKMKNEGKNTELEDICLTVQDVAQVLIGLNTSVNERFLHFAQSIMQLDQKVKNTTGSTSIRGPFGVNGTNGDTGPAGPPGYNGTKGDIGLAGPAGPPGPPGFNGTQGPAGRSGLPGVQGLRGPSGFNGTQGPPGPGTSSCVFKTLSSTGMAANSIAQQEIVATEQNETSSFCVHPFRKLEFHYKIPTSKT